A part of Streptomyces sp. DSM 40750 genomic DNA contains:
- a CDS encoding phosphoribosyltransferase, producing MQFRDRKQAGRKLAEQLRIRQEKGALPDPVVLALPRGGVAVAHEVARALGAPLDVLVVRKIGAPFQEELGVGAIAGDDEPLFDEGTLDRLGLSKADLAGTVERERAELRRREQLYREGRPAPDLRGRTVLVVDDGLATGVTARAAVRAVRRQTPDRIVLAVPVCSPEASDLLRAEVDEVVCLYRPAAFMAVGLWYEYFDQLSDQDVLAALHTGADR from the coding sequence ATGCAGTTCCGTGACCGAAAGCAGGCCGGACGGAAACTGGCCGAACAGCTGCGGATCCGGCAGGAGAAGGGCGCCCTCCCGGACCCCGTCGTCCTCGCCCTCCCCCGGGGCGGTGTCGCCGTGGCCCATGAGGTGGCCCGGGCGCTGGGCGCCCCGCTGGACGTGCTCGTCGTACGCAAGATCGGCGCCCCGTTCCAGGAGGAGCTCGGCGTGGGCGCGATCGCCGGGGACGACGAGCCGCTGTTCGACGAAGGCACCCTGGACCGGCTGGGCCTGAGCAAAGCCGACCTCGCCGGGACGGTCGAGCGGGAGCGCGCCGAGCTCCGCCGCCGCGAGCAGCTCTACCGGGAGGGCCGCCCCGCCCCGGACCTGCGGGGACGTACCGTGCTCGTCGTCGACGACGGCCTGGCGACCGGCGTCACGGCCCGCGCCGCGGTGCGTGCCGTACGGCGGCAGACACCCGACCGGATCGTGCTGGCCGTGCCGGTCTGCTCGCCGGAGGCGTCGGACCTGCTGCGCGCCGAGGTCGACGAGGTGGTCTGCCTCTACCGTCCGGCCGCTTTCATGGCCGTCGGTCTCTGGTACGAGTACTTCGACCAGCTCTCCGACCAGGACGTGCTCGCCGCGCTGCACACGGGGGCCGACCGCTGA
- a CDS encoding MBL fold metallo-hydrolase, producing the protein MTRWLRLTLLGVGAMNSPRFAPAGLLLRHAGQRAAFDGGSGAEPPPGPLAAWLVTDERAELRSALRRIAAARDAGIRAGDLDLDGLRVRCRPVAHTSHPTYGYRIEADGLVVVWAPEFWEFPAWAAQADLMFAEAAAWDRPIRFRGGVGGHTPVLTIAEQAVRHGVRRLVYAHIGRPSLRAIDAGCKPPVGEWGVEGRTYSLRPS; encoded by the coding sequence ATGACCCGATGGCTGCGGCTGACCCTGCTCGGCGTGGGCGCGATGAACTCGCCGAGGTTCGCACCGGCCGGCCTTCTGCTGCGTCACGCCGGACAGCGCGCCGCCTTCGACGGCGGCTCCGGAGCCGAACCGCCACCCGGTCCGCTCGCCGCCTGGCTGGTCACCGACGAGCGGGCGGAGCTGCGGTCCGCGCTGCGCCGGATCGCGGCCGCCCGGGATGCCGGGATACGGGCGGGCGACCTCGATCTGGACGGACTGCGGGTGCGCTGCCGCCCGGTCGCCCACACGTCGCATCCCACGTACGGCTACCGCATCGAGGCCGACGGCCTGGTGGTGGTGTGGGCGCCGGAGTTCTGGGAGTTCCCGGCCTGGGCCGCACAGGCGGACCTCATGTTCGCCGAGGCCGCCGCCTGGGACCGGCCGATACGGTTCCGGGGCGGCGTCGGCGGCCACACGCCCGTGCTGACCATCGCCGAGCAGGCCGTACGGCACGGTGTACGGCGACTGGTCTACGCCCACATCGGGCGGCCCAGCCTGCGGGCGATCGACGCCGGGTGCAAGCCGCCGGTGGGCGAATGGGGCGTGGAGGGGCGCACGTACTCCCTGCGGCCGTCGTGA
- a CDS encoding dienelactone hydrolase family protein codes for MISQLVTVPVDDTELAGDLAVPTHARAVVLFAHGSGSSRHSPRNRAVAAELRTAGLGTLLIDLLTEEEERRDTATGEHRFDITLLARRLVAAIDWLEAQSDTRGLPVALFGASTGAGAALVAAAERPARVLTVVSRGGRPDLAGDALEAVRNPVLLIVGGEDHQVLRLNQDAARRLSGPHTLRVVPGATHLFEEPGALERVADIARQWCDDRLKTATG; via the coding sequence ATGATCTCCCAACTGGTCACGGTGCCCGTCGACGACACCGAACTGGCGGGCGACCTCGCCGTACCGACGCACGCGCGAGCGGTCGTGCTGTTCGCGCACGGCAGCGGCAGCTCCCGGCACAGCCCGCGCAACCGCGCGGTCGCCGCCGAACTGCGCACCGCGGGGCTCGGCACCCTGCTGATCGACCTGCTCACCGAGGAAGAGGAGCGGCGTGACACGGCGACCGGCGAGCACCGCTTCGACATCACCCTGCTGGCCCGCCGCCTGGTGGCCGCGATCGACTGGCTGGAGGCCCAGTCGGACACCCGGGGCCTTCCCGTCGCCCTGTTCGGCGCCAGCACCGGCGCGGGCGCGGCCCTGGTCGCCGCCGCCGAGCGGCCCGCCCGGGTACTGACCGTGGTGTCGCGCGGCGGACGGCCGGACCTGGCCGGTGACGCCCTGGAAGCCGTACGGAATCCGGTCCTGCTGATCGTCGGCGGAGAGGACCACCAGGTGCTGCGGCTCAACCAGGACGCCGCCCGCAGGCTGAGCGGTCCGCACACCCTGCGTGTCGTGCCGGGCGCCACCCACCTGTTCGAGGAGCCCGGCGCGCTGGAGCGGGTCGCCGACATCGCCCGGCAGTGGTGCGACGACCGTCTGAAGACCGCGACCGGGTGA
- a CDS encoding YbhB/YbcL family Raf kinase inhibitor-like protein, translating into MTDIDLHSSAFKDHSFIARRYSYEGANVSPPLTWDGAPDDAAELVLLCEDPDAPSGTFAHWIVVGIDPHSDGVEPGRCPPGGTELVNGYGEQGWGGPHPPPGDDAHHYLFRLYALKEPCVLPDAPSADQVHRAVEERQIASGTLVGLYQR; encoded by the coding sequence ATGACTGATATCGACCTCCACAGCAGCGCGTTCAAGGATCACTCCTTCATCGCGCGCCGGTATTCGTACGAGGGGGCGAACGTCTCCCCTCCCCTGACCTGGGACGGCGCCCCGGACGACGCGGCCGAGCTGGTGCTGCTGTGCGAAGACCCCGACGCCCCGTCGGGCACCTTCGCGCACTGGATCGTGGTCGGCATCGATCCGCACAGCGACGGCGTCGAACCGGGCCGCTGCCCACCCGGCGGCACGGAACTCGTCAACGGTTACGGCGAACAGGGTTGGGGCGGCCCGCATCCGCCGCCCGGCGACGACGCCCACCACTATCTCTTCCGTCTCTACGCCCTCAAGGAACCGTGCGTCCTGCCCGACGCGCCCAGCGCCGACCAGGTGCACCGGGCCGTCGAGGAACGGCAGATCGCCAGCGGCACGCTCGTGGGGCTCTACCAGCGGTGA